Within Streptomyces sp. SS1-1, the genomic segment GGGTGCTGCTCGACGCGTACGTCCGTGTCCGCACCCCGGAGGAGGCCGCCCGCAGCGCCGCCGCCGACCCCGCGGAGCTGGTGCCGCTCCTGCTGGACGCGGCCCGGGGCGTCTCCGACGAGCGGTACTGGGACCTGGTCCACGCCCTGCGGGTCGCGGGCTTCACCGCCTGACCGGGAGGCCCGACACCATCCGCCGCATCCCTCCCACCGGCCCCATCCGTCACCCTCAGGAGTGTGAAACGAGATGGAGTCAGCGGGTTAACGACGATGGTCTTGGCAAGGCTGTTCCAGGGGCTTACTTTCGAGCCTCTACGGCCCCCTCTACGGGCGTAGAGGCTCTGACGTCCCGTCGAAGGAGCAGCTCATGGCCAACGTCGTTCGTGCCGCTCTGGTCCAGGCCACCTGGACCGGCGACACCGAGTCCATGGTGGCGAAACACGAGGAGCACGCCCGGGAGGCGGCCCGGCAGGGCGCGAAGATCATCGGCTTCCAGGAGGTCTTCAACGCTCCGTACTTCTGCCAGGTCCAGGAGCCGGAGCACTACGCCTGGGCCGAGCCGGTCCCCGACGGGCCGACCGTACGGCGGATGCGGGACCTCGCCCGCGAGACCGGCATGGTGATCGTCGTGCCCGTCTTCGAGGTCGAGCAGTCCGGCTTCTACTACAACACCGCGGCCGTGATCGACGCCGACGGCACCTTCCTCGGCAAGTACCGCAAGCACCACATCCCCCAGGTCAAGGGCTTCTGGGAGAAGTACTACTTCAAGCCCGGCAACCTCGGCTGGCCCGTCTTCGACACCGCCGTCGGCAAGGTCGGCGTCTACATCTGCTACGACCGGCACTTCCCGGAGGGCTGGCGCCAACTCGGCCTGAACGGCGCCCAGCTGGTCTACAACCCGTCCGCCACCCACCGGGGCCTGTCCTCCTACCTCTGGCGGCTGGAGCAGCCCGCGGCGGCCGTCGCCAACGAGTACTTCGTCGCCGCGATCAACCGCGTCGGCGTCGAGGAGTACGGCGACAACGACTTCTACGGGACCTCCTACTTCGTCGACCCGCGCGGGCAGTTCGTCGGCGAGGTCGCCGGCGACAAGGCCGAGGAACTCCTCGTCCGCGACCTCGACTTCGACGTCATCGAGGAAGTGCGGCAGCAGTGGGCGTTCTACCGTGACCGCCGCCCCGACGCCTACGAAGGGCTGGTGCAGCCGTGACCAAGGACCTGCTGGGACGCCACCACGCCGTCCTGCCCGACTGGCTCGCCCTCTACTACGAGGAGCCGCTGGAGATCACCCACGGCGAGGGCCGTCACGTCTGGGACGCCGACGGCAACCGCTACCTCGACTTCTTCGGCGGCATCCTCACCACGATGACCGCGCACGCCCTGCCCGAGGTCACCAAGGCGATCAGCGAGCAGGCCGGCCGCATCCTGCACTCCTCCACCCTCTACCTCAACCGGCCCATGGTGGAACTCGTCGAGCGCATCGCCGAGTTGAGCGGCATCCCGGACGCCCGGGTCTTCTTCACCACCTCCGGCACCGAGGCCAACGACACCGCGCTGCTGCTCGCGACCACCTACCGGCGCAGCAACACCGTCCTGGCGATGCGCAACAGCTACCACGGCCGCTCCTTCAGCGCCGTCGGCATCACCGGCAACCGCGGCTGGTCGCCCACCTCGCTCTCCCCGCTCCAGACGCTCTACGTGCACGGCGGCGTGCGCACCCGCGGCCCGTTCGCGCACCTCGACGACGAGGCGTTCATCGCCGCCTGCGTCGCCGACCTCAAGGACGTCCTCGGGCACACCCGGCCGCCCGCCGCGCTGATCGCCGAACCCGTCCAGGGCGTCGGCGGCTTCACCTCCGGACCCGACGGCCTGTACGCCGCCTTCCGCGAGGTGCTCGCCGAACGCGGCGTCCTGTGGATCGCGGACGAGGTGCAGACCGGCTGGGGCCGCACCGGCGACCACTTCTGGGGCTGGCAGGCACACGCCCGCTCCGGCCCGCCCGACATCCTGACCTTCGCCAAGGGCATCGGCAACGGCATGTCCATCGGCGGGGTCGTCGCCCGCGCCGAGGTCATGAACTGCCTGGACTCCAACAGCATCTCCACCTTCGGCGGCACCCAGATCACCATGGCCGCCGGCCTCGCCAACCTGGCGTACCTGCTGGAGCACGACCTGCAGGGCAACGCCCGGCGCGTCGGCGGGCTGCTGCGGGAGCGGCTGCGGGCCGTCGCCGCCCAGGTGCCCCACGTACGGGAGGTGCGCGGACGCGGTCTGATGCTGGGCGTCGAACTCACCCGGCCCGGCACCGACGAGGCCGACCCGGCGGCCGCGTCCGCCGTGCTGGAGGCGGCCCGCGACGGCGGCCTGCTCATCGGCAAGGGCGGCGGCCACGACACCAGCGCCCTGCGCGTCGCCCCGCCGCTGACGCTCACCGTCGCCGAGGCCGAGGAGGGCGCCGCGATCCTGGAGAGCGCCCTGCGGAGCCTGTAGCGGGCGCCGCCCGGACCCCCGAGCGAGGGAACACCGCCATGACCACCACCCCGGAGCCCTGGGACGTCCTCCAGCCCGCGCTGTCGGTCCGTCAGGTCCTCACCCTGGAGCGGGTTCTGGCCGGCGAGCCCGAGGTGGTGGCCGCGGCCGGCCAGCTCGACCGGCCCGTGCGCTGGGTGCACGTCGCCGAGGCCCCGGACGTCGGCGTGATGCTCAGCGGCGGCGAGATGGTGCTGACCACCGGGGTGCTGCTCGCCGGGGACGAGGAGAAACAGGCCGAGTACGTCCGCTCGCTGCACCGGGCGGAGGCAGCCGCCCTCGTCCTGGGACTCGGCCGCGCCTTCCCCGCCCCGCCCGCCGTGATGCGCCGCGCCGCCGAGCGGTGCGGGCTGCCCATGGTCGTCCTGCACCGGCCCTTCCCGTTCGCCGAGCTGACCGAGGAGGTCCAGTCCCGGCTGGTGCGGCGCAAGTTCGCCGCCGTCAGCCTCTCGGAGTCGGTGCGGACCGCGCTGACGGCGCTCATCACCGGCGGCGCCCCGCTGCAGAGCCTGCTCGACGAGATCGCCTCCCACAGCGCCTGCCCCGTCGTCGTCAGCAACCTCGCCCACCGCGTCCTCGCCACGGCGGGGGAGCGGTCCGCCGTGGACGACGTGCTGCGCGACTGGGAGCGCATCGCCCGTCAGGCCGGGGGCAGCGAGGGCGACGGGTGGATCCGCGCCGAACTCGGCGGACGGGGGGAGCGGTGGGGCCGGCTCGTGCTGTGCGGGTACCGGGGCGACACCGCCACCGGGCGGCTGCTGGCCGACCGCGCCGCCGAGGCGGTCGTCCTGCACCGGATGCTCGGCGGCACCGCCGCCCACAGCTGGGAGGAGCAGTCCGCGCAGAGCCTGCTCACCGACCTGGTCAGCGGGGTCGTACCGGCCCGGCAGCTGCTGCCCCGGGCGCGGGCCGCCGGACTGCCCGTCAACCGGCGGACGTTCGTCCCGCTCGTCGTACGCGACGGCGAGGCCGCCCGCCTGGAACGGGTCCTGCGCCTGCTGGGACTGTCCGGGATCGTCGCCGAACTCGCCGACGGGGCCACCGCCGTGCTGCTCAGCCTCGCCCGCGACCAGGACGCCGGGGTGCTCGCCGCCAACTTCGCGGCCCGGGTGCGCTCGGAGGCGGGTGACGAGCGGACCGTCGTGGCCGCCGCCGACGCCCGGACCGTGTGGGACGAGGTGCCCACCGGGCTGCGGGAGGCCCAGCACGTCGCGGACGCCGTCGCCGACTCCTCCGCGGCCCTCGACCTCCCCGCCGTCGTCCGGCTGCGGGACGTCCATCTGCGCGGTCTGATCCGGCTGCTCCGGGACGACCCGCAGGTGCAGTCGTTCGCCGAACGCGAGCTGGACGGGCTGCTGTGCGGCCCCGACGGGGACCTCCTCGCCGTCCTGCGCACGTACCTCGCCACCGGCCGCAACAAGTCCCGCACCGCCCAGCTCCACCATGTCTCACGGCCCGCGCTGTACCGCCGTCTGGAGGCGATACAGAGCCGGCTCGGAGTCGACCTCGACGACTTCGAGCAGGCCGCCTCGGTGCACATCGCACTCCTCGCGCATGACGCGCAACACGGTTGAAACATGCAATGACCTGCGAAAACGGCGGTGAAACATGGGTCCACGACAGGGTGACACCGTGGCACGCCCCACGCCCGCAGACGTGACACGGTGCCACTCAAAGCCGATCACCGGGCTTCCTACGCTCGCTGCACACCGAGCGACCGGAGGTCCCGATGAGCCCAGTGATCCGCGCCGCCCTCTTCCAGACCGCCTGGACCGGCGACAAGGAGTCGATGATCCAGGTGCACGAGCAGGCGGTCCGGGACGCGGCCGCCCAGGGCGCCCAAGTGCTCTGCTTCCAGGAGCTGTTCTACGGCCCGTACTTCTGCCAGGTGCAGGACAAGGCGTTCTACGAGTACGCCGAGCAGGTGCCCGAGGGCCCGATCGTCCGCCGCTTCCAGGACCTCGCCCGCGAGCTGGGCATCGTCCTGATCCTGCCCGTGTACGAGGAGGAGCAGCCCGGCGTCCTCTACAACACGGCCGCCGTGATCGACGCGGACGGGTCGTACCTCGGCAAGTACCGAAAGCACCACATCCCCCAAGTGCCGGGCTTCTGGGAGAAGTTCTACTTCCGGCCGGGCAACCTGGGCTGGCCCGTCTTCGACACGGCCGTCGGCCGGATCGGCGTCTACATCTGCTACGACCGGCACTTCCCGGAGGGCTGGCGGGCACTGGGGCTGGCCGGCGCCGAGATCGTCTTCAACCCGTCGGCGACCTCGCGCGGACTCTCGCGCTACCTCTGGCAGTTGGAGCAGCCCGCGGCGGCCGTGGCCAACGAGTACTTCGTCGGCGCGATCAACCGGGTCGGCGTCGAGGACCTGGGCGACAACGACTTCTACGGCACCACGTACTTCGTGGACCCCGAGGCGCAGTTCGTGGGCGAGGTCGCGAGCGACAAGGAGACCGAACTCGTCGTGCGCGACCTGGACATGGCGAAACTCCGCGAGGTCCGCGACCGCTGGCAGTTCTTCCGGGACCGCCGGCCCGACGCCTACGGACCGATCACCGCCCCGTAAGACCCCAGCGCCGAGCACGGTAGGAGAGGGAGAATGAGCAGCCGTACCGTCATCCGCGGTGGTCTCGTCATCACCGCGTCCGACGAGATGCACGCCGACGTCCTGATCGAGGACGGCCGGATCGCCGCCCTCGCCGCGAGCGGCACCCCGGCCGCCGGGGCCTGGACCGCCGACCGGACCATCGACGCCACCGGCAAGTACGTCATCCCGGGCGGCGTCGACGTCCACACCCACATGGAGCTGCCGTTCGGCGGCACCTTCGCCTCCGACACGTTCGAGACCGGCACCCGGGCCGCCGCCTGGGGCGGCACCACCACCATCGTCGACTTCGCCGTGCAGAGCGTGGGCCACACCCTGCGCGAGGGCCTGGACGCCTGGCACGCCAAGGCGGAGGGCAACTGCGCGATCGACTACGGGTTCCACATGATCGTCTCCGATGTGAACGAGGAGACGCTCAAGGAGATGGACCTGCTGGTGGAGGAGGGCGTCACCTCCTTCAAGCAGTTCATGGCCTACCCCGGGGTCTTCTACTCGGACGACGGCCAGATCCTGCGCGCCATGCAGCGCTCCGCCGAGAACGGCGGGCTGATCATGATGCACGCCGAGAACGGCATCGCCATCGACGTCCTCGTCGAGCAGGCGCTGGCCCGCGGCGAGACCGACCCCCGCTACCACGGCGAGGTGCGCAAGGCCCTGCTGGAGGCCGAGGCCACCCACCGCGCCATCAGGCTGGCCCAGGTCGCGGGCGCGCCGCTGTACGTCGTGCACGTCTCGGCGACGGAGGCGGTCGCGGAACTCGCGCGGGCCCGCGACGACGGGCTGAACGTCTTCGGCGAGACCTGCCCGCAGTATCTGTTCCTGTCCACCGACAACCTGGCGGAGCCGGACTTCGAGGGCGCGAAGTACGTGTGCTCGACGCCGCTGCGGCCCAAGGAGCACCAGGCGCAGCTCTGGAAGGGGCTGCGGACCAACGACCTCCAGGTCGTCTCCACCGACCACTGCCCGTTCTGCTTCGTCGGCCAGAAGGAGCTGGGACGCGGGGACTTCTCGAAGATCCCCAACGGGATGCCGGGCGTCGAGAACCGGATGGACCTGCTGCACCAGGCCGTGGTCGACGGGCACATCTCGCGCCGCCGCTGGATCGAGATCGCCTGCGCCACACCGGCCCGGATGTTCGGGATGTACCCGAAGAAGGGCACCCTCGCGCCGGGCGCGGACGCGGACGTCGTGATCTACGACCCGCACGCCGAGCAGGTCATGTCCGCCGAGACCCACCACATGAACGTCGACTACTCGGCGTACGAGGGCCGGCGGACCACCGGCCGGGTCGAGACGGTCCTCTCGCGCGGCGAGCCCGTCATCACCGAGCGGGAGTACACCGGCCGCGCCGGGCACGGTGTCTACACGCCCCGCTCCACCTGTCAGTACCTGAACTAGGAGCGGAGCACATGGACTTTGGACTCGTCCTGCAGACGGACCCGCCGGCCTCTCGGGTCGTCGAGCTGATGAAGCGCGCCGAGGACAACGGGTTCACCCACGGCTGGACCTTCGACTCGGCCGTGCTGTGGCAGGAGCCGTTCGTCATCTACAGCCAGATCCTGGCGCAGACACGGCAGTTGAAGGTCGGCCCGATGGTCACGAACCCGGGCACCCGCACCTGGGAGGTGACCGCCTCGACCTTCGCCACGCTGAACGACATGTTCGGCAACCGCACGGTGTGCGGGATCGGCCGCGGTGACTCGGCGATGCGGGTGGCCGGGCGCAAGCCCAACACCCTGGCCCGGATCAGCGAGGCCATGAAGGTCATCCGGGCGCTCGGCAGCGGGCGGGAGGCCGACCTCGGCGGCGGCACGGCCGTCCGGTTCCCCTGGATCAAGCCGGGTGCCGAACTCCCGGTGTGGATGGCGGCGTACGGCCCGAAGGCGTTGAAGATGACCGGCGAGGAGGCCGACGGGTTCATCCTCCAGCTGGCCGACCTCTATCTGACCGAGTACATGGTGAAGGCGGTCAAGGACGCGGCGGCCGCCGCGGGCCGCGACCCGTCCGAGGTGACGATCTGCGTCGCCGCCCCCGCCTACGTCACCGAGGACGACTCGCCCGAGGCGCTCGCCCACGCCCGTGAGCAGTGCCGCTGGTTCGGCGGGATGGTCGGCAACCACGTGGCCGACCTGGTCGCCAAGTACGGCGAGCACTCCTCGGCCGTCCCCGAGGAGCTGACCGACTACATCAAGGCCCGGCAGGGGTACGACTACTCCCATCACGGACGGGCCGACAACCCCGACACCGCCTTCGTCCCCGACGAGATCGTCGACCGGTTCTGCCTCGTCGGGCCGGTCGAGCGGCACATCGAGAAGCTGAACGCGCTGCGTGACCTCGGCGTCGACCAGTTCGCCGTCTACGACATGCACGACGCGCAGGAAGCCGTGATCGACGCGTACGGCTCGTCGGTCATCCCCGCCGTCAACTCATAGTCACCACAGGCGCGTTCGCAGTACGGCTGCACCCGACCCCCCACCCTTGGTCACCCTCCCCGCCCGTTCCGGGGAGGGTCCTGGGGCCCCGCACGGCCTCTCCCGTCCCGCCCGATTGATTGGCCTGCCCATGACAGACACAGTCCCCACGGGGTCATCCATACCGCAGACCGCCCTCCCCGGCGGCCGCGTCGAACTCGCCCCCGGGGCGTTCCCCTCCGACAGCCCCTTCGCCAACGAGGACCTGCGCCCGGTCCCGGTCGCCGAGCGCAAGTGGACGACGTACAACTTCGCGGCGCTGTGGATCTCCATGGCGCACTGCATCCCCAGCTGGACCCTGGCCTCCGGTCTGGTCGCCCTCGGCATGGACTGGAAGCAGGCCGTCTTCACCATCGCGCTCGCCAACGTCATCGTGCTCCTGCCGATGCTCGCCACCGGGCACGCCGGACCCAAGTACGGCATCCCGTTCCCCGTGCTCGCGCGCGCCTCCTTCGGGCTGCGCGGCGCCAACATCCCGGCGATGATCCGGGCGGCCGTGGCCTGCGGCTGGTTCGGCATCCAGACCTGGATCGGCGGCAGCGGCATCTTCGCCCTCGGCTCCAAACTCACCGGCGGGCACTGGGAGAACGCCGGGCAGATCGCCGGCAACCCCTGGCCGCTGTGGCTCTGCTTCCTGCTGTTCTGGGCCGTCCAGATCGCCATCATCTACCGCGGCATGGACTTCCTGCGGCACTTCGAGAACTGGGCCGCGCCCTTCGTCATCGTCGGCGCGTTCGTGCTGCTGATCTGGATCGCCGTCAAGGCGGACGGCTTCGGCGCGCTGCTCGACCAGCCCTCCAAGCTCGGCT encodes:
- a CDS encoding nitrilase-related carbon-nitrogen hydrolase; amino-acid sequence: MANVVRAALVQATWTGDTESMVAKHEEHAREAARQGAKIIGFQEVFNAPYFCQVQEPEHYAWAEPVPDGPTVRRMRDLARETGMVIVVPVFEVEQSGFYYNTAAVIDADGTFLGKYRKHHIPQVKGFWEKYYFKPGNLGWPVFDTAVGKVGVYICYDRHFPEGWRQLGLNGAQLVYNPSATHRGLSSYLWRLEQPAAAVANEYFVAAINRVGVEEYGDNDFYGTSYFVDPRGQFVGEVAGDKAEELLVRDLDFDVIEEVRQQWAFYRDRRPDAYEGLVQP
- a CDS encoding aspartate aminotransferase family protein; the encoded protein is MTKDLLGRHHAVLPDWLALYYEEPLEITHGEGRHVWDADGNRYLDFFGGILTTMTAHALPEVTKAISEQAGRILHSSTLYLNRPMVELVERIAELSGIPDARVFFTTSGTEANDTALLLATTYRRSNTVLAMRNSYHGRSFSAVGITGNRGWSPTSLSPLQTLYVHGGVRTRGPFAHLDDEAFIAACVADLKDVLGHTRPPAALIAEPVQGVGGFTSGPDGLYAAFREVLAERGVLWIADEVQTGWGRTGDHFWGWQAHARSGPPDILTFAKGIGNGMSIGGVVARAEVMNCLDSNSISTFGGTQITMAAGLANLAYLLEHDLQGNARRVGGLLRERLRAVAAQVPHVREVRGRGLMLGVELTRPGTDEADPAAASAVLEAARDGGLLIGKGGGHDTSALRVAPPLTLTVAEAEEGAAILESALRSL
- a CDS encoding PucR family transcriptional regulator: MTTTPEPWDVLQPALSVRQVLTLERVLAGEPEVVAAAGQLDRPVRWVHVAEAPDVGVMLSGGEMVLTTGVLLAGDEEKQAEYVRSLHRAEAAALVLGLGRAFPAPPAVMRRAAERCGLPMVVLHRPFPFAELTEEVQSRLVRRKFAAVSLSESVRTALTALITGGAPLQSLLDEIASHSACPVVVSNLAHRVLATAGERSAVDDVLRDWERIARQAGGSEGDGWIRAELGGRGERWGRLVLCGYRGDTATGRLLADRAAEAVVLHRMLGGTAAHSWEEQSAQSLLTDLVSGVVPARQLLPRARAAGLPVNRRTFVPLVVRDGEAARLERVLRLLGLSGIVAELADGATAVLLSLARDQDAGVLAANFAARVRSEAGDERTVVAAADARTVWDEVPTGLREAQHVADAVADSSAALDLPAVVRLRDVHLRGLIRLLRDDPQVQSFAERELDGLLCGPDGDLLAVLRTYLATGRNKSRTAQLHHVSRPALYRRLEAIQSRLGVDLDDFEQAASVHIALLAHDAQHG
- a CDS encoding nitrilase-related carbon-nitrogen hydrolase, which gives rise to MSPVIRAALFQTAWTGDKESMIQVHEQAVRDAAAQGAQVLCFQELFYGPYFCQVQDKAFYEYAEQVPEGPIVRRFQDLARELGIVLILPVYEEEQPGVLYNTAAVIDADGSYLGKYRKHHIPQVPGFWEKFYFRPGNLGWPVFDTAVGRIGVYICYDRHFPEGWRALGLAGAEIVFNPSATSRGLSRYLWQLEQPAAAVANEYFVGAINRVGVEDLGDNDFYGTTYFVDPEAQFVGEVASDKETELVVRDLDMAKLREVRDRWQFFRDRRPDAYGPITAP
- the hydA gene encoding dihydropyrimidinase is translated as MSSRTVIRGGLVITASDEMHADVLIEDGRIAALAASGTPAAGAWTADRTIDATGKYVIPGGVDVHTHMELPFGGTFASDTFETGTRAAAWGGTTTIVDFAVQSVGHTLREGLDAWHAKAEGNCAIDYGFHMIVSDVNEETLKEMDLLVEEGVTSFKQFMAYPGVFYSDDGQILRAMQRSAENGGLIMMHAENGIAIDVLVEQALARGETDPRYHGEVRKALLEAEATHRAIRLAQVAGAPLYVVHVSATEAVAELARARDDGLNVFGETCPQYLFLSTDNLAEPDFEGAKYVCSTPLRPKEHQAQLWKGLRTNDLQVVSTDHCPFCFVGQKELGRGDFSKIPNGMPGVENRMDLLHQAVVDGHISRRRWIEIACATPARMFGMYPKKGTLAPGADADVVIYDPHAEQVMSAETHHMNVDYSAYEGRRTTGRVETVLSRGEPVITEREYTGRAGHGVYTPRSTCQYLN
- a CDS encoding TIGR03842 family LLM class F420-dependent oxidoreductase → MDFGLVLQTDPPASRVVELMKRAEDNGFTHGWTFDSAVLWQEPFVIYSQILAQTRQLKVGPMVTNPGTRTWEVTASTFATLNDMFGNRTVCGIGRGDSAMRVAGRKPNTLARISEAMKVIRALGSGREADLGGGTAVRFPWIKPGAELPVWMAAYGPKALKMTGEEADGFILQLADLYLTEYMVKAVKDAAAAAGRDPSEVTICVAAPAYVTEDDSPEALAHAREQCRWFGGMVGNHVADLVAKYGEHSSAVPEELTDYIKARQGYDYSHHGRADNPDTAFVPDEIVDRFCLVGPVERHIEKLNALRDLGVDQFAVYDMHDAQEAVIDAYGSSVIPAVNS